From Nicotiana tabacum cultivar K326 chromosome 22, ASM71507v2, whole genome shotgun sequence, one genomic window encodes:
- the LOC107830780 gene encoding putative F-box/LRR-repeat/kelch-repeat protein At1g11620: protein MRDRWPRGKKWLKLSSVETIALEQLRRSTTSRETKQEMENNLETKGTWLPYDLLFKVFLLLPAETLCRLRCVCRTLLNMINSPAFVEAHFRQSETVLITQKSFREENIRSPFPLPSDKPNQCYFHFWDIHSGKGHKVCMPNLRNLECVLAACNGLVLARIKKNGGLVVVNPSTRNHIRMPLGTIGFAQECYGFMFSHFTGAYKVVHLFRDEHRHIRCEILNLTTRSWHAVDGPNSGEFGSISTTRRSVSAVGALYWLPKRDSCNHAVSLGFHDEKFQTVPLPINSTKNDRLVEIGGTLSFITHATLNLIQVWILKDGLRENWIKRYSINRFYDITGFVPLCASTTEIFFKRRGNPLLHIYNIEAEEMQEVNVGDVQIYMPHVKSLVSWDSPQVVYLFEHFEVILPACSVDELVTMLLRFC, encoded by the exons ATGAGGGACAGGTGGCCAAGAGGTAAAAAGTGGCTTAAATTGTCATCTGTAGAAACAATTGCTCTTGAACAGCTGAGACGAAGCACAACATCAAGGGAAACAAAACAagaaatggaaaataatttagaGACCAAGGGAACTTGGCTTCCTTATGACTTGCTTTTTAAGGTTTTTCTTCTACTTCCAGCTGAAACTCTCTGCAGACTCCGTTGCGTATGCAGGACACTTCTTAACATGATCAACAGTCCGGCTTTTGTTGAAGCTCACTTTCGTCAATCTGAGACAGTTCTAATTACTCAGAAGTCCTTTCGCGAGGAAAACATACGGTCACCTTTTCCACTACCTTCAGATAAGCCAAATCAATGTTACTTCCATTTCTGGGACATCCATAGCGGTAAAGGCCACAAAGTTTGTATGCCAAATTTGAGGAACTTAGAGTGTGTTTTGGCTGCCTGCAACGGTTTGGTCCTGGCTAGAATTAAGAAAAACGGAGGTCTAGTAGTTGTAAATCCAAGTACAAGGAACCACATTAGAATGCCTCTTGGTACAATTGGTTTCGCGCAGGAGTGCTACGGGTTCATGTTCAGCCACTTCACAGGTGCTTATAAAGTAGTACACTTGTTCCGCGACGAACATAGACACATCCGCTGTGAGATCCTGAACCTTACTACAAGATCATGGCATGCAGTGGATGGACCTAATTCAGGAGAATTCGGATCAATCAGTACCACTCGTAGATCTGTTTCAGCAGTTGGAGCTTTGTATTGGCTTCCAAAAAGGGACAGTTGTAACCATGCTGTGTCTTTGGGATTTCATGATGAGAAGTTCCAAACTGTACCTCTACCAATCAACAGCACAAAAAACGATCGTCTTGTTGAGATTGGAGGCACCCTGAGCTTCATAACTCATGCGACGTTGAATTTGATTCAGGTATGGATCTTGAAGGACGGCTTAAGGGAAAATTGGATAAAGAGATATAGCATCAATAGGTTCTATGATATCACAGGATTTGTTCCACTTTGTGCTTCGACAACGGAAATATTTTTCAAGAGAAGAGGAAACCCTTTGTTACATATATACAATATTGAAGCTGAAGAAATGCAGGAGGTTAATGTTGGAGATGTGCAAATTTACATGCCTCATGTAAAGTCACTTGTTTCATGGGATAGTCCTCAAG TTGTATATTTGTTTGAACATTTCGAGGTGATTTTACCTGCATGCTCCGTGGATGAGTTAGTTACCATGCTATTGAGGTTTTGTTAA